The following proteins are encoded in a genomic region of Glycine soja cultivar W05 chromosome 17, ASM419377v2, whole genome shotgun sequence:
- the LOC114391398 gene encoding probable pectin methylesterase CGR3 codes for MSRRPGNPYRRFGDSGGGLFSKSRSPPVLSIALVVVGGLFLVGYVYRGSGGIGNRIESVSRVEGDYLCSREVQQAIPILQKAYGDSMHKVLHVGPDTCYVVSKLLKEEETDAWGIEPYDTEDADNNCKTLIRRGSVRVSDIKFPLPYRPKSFSLVIVSDALDYLSPRYLNKTLPDLVRVASDGVVIFTGFPTTQKAKVADVSKFGRAAKMRSSSWWVKFFLQINLEENEAAVKKFEQASTKSSYVPKCQIFHLKSLH; via the exons atgtCGAGGAGACCGGGGAATCCTTATAGAAGGTTCGGTGACAGTGGCGGTGGACTGTTCTCGAAATCTAGGTCGCCACCGGTTTTGTCTATTGCGCTCGTAGTTGTg GGAGGTTTGTTTCTCGTTGGCTATGTGTATAGAGGCTCag GTGGAATTGGAAACCGTATAGAATCTGTTAGCAGGGTTGAAG GTGATTATTTGTGCAGTAGAGAGGTCCAACAAGCAATTCCCATTTTACAGAAAGCATATGGAGATAGCATGCATAAAGTTTTGCATGTTGGTCCTGATACTTGCTATGTGGTCTCTAAATTGCTGAAGGAGGAGGAAACTGATGCCTGGGGAATAGAACCATATGATACAGAGGATGCTGATAATAATTGCAAAACACTTATACGTAGAGGCAGTGTGCGTGTGTCTGATATCAAGTTTCCTCTTCCATACAGGCCAAAATCTTTCTCTCTTGTAATTGTTTCAGATGCTCTGGATTACCTGTCTCCCAGATACCTCAATAAAACTCTTCCGGATTTGGTGAGGGTAGCATCTGATGGTGTAGTGATATTTACTG GTTTTCCCACCACTCAAAAGGCCAAGGTAGCTGATGTTTCTAAATTTGGAAGAGCG GCCAAGATGAGGAGTTCATCCTGGTGGGTCAAGTTTTTCCTCCAGATTAACTTAGAGGAGAATGAAGCTGCTGTTAAGAAGTTTGAACAGGCTTCAACCAAGAGTTCATATGTTCCAAAATGCCAGATATTCCACTTGAAGTCACTCCATTGA